From one Asterias amurensis chromosome 14, ASM3211899v1 genomic stretch:
- the LOC139946945 gene encoding macoilin-like, with protein MKRRNAECGKLRRPLKRNKIAEGIYGSTFLYLKFLGIWAFVLLLDFILEFRFEYLWPLWLLLRSIYNYYRNQGLAFSVVFIFIAFTSDMICLLFIPVHWLFFAASTYVWQHFVGHTDRGICLPTVSLWLLFVYIEASVRLREFRSAIPFHLDLCRPFAAHCIGYPVVTLGISFKSYISDRMRLRKQKEVQKENDFYIQLLQQALPPEQQQHHQLQNAVLIAEKQKGAISNKLEEPTSNGVTSRKGSPVIQGTKGSSDNDKSSKETSRKQASSNNATVTSKSGDPDLIETRLPQRSVNDYDGSKENLANEQMQAKNLKHNTVGSGQRQKNPPGKDNSGSSLSHSGSKKPKPLASKLENKDKEKDTNLNADIANGTVPSAPVKDDKVLRLESDIKRLKADLQASRQTHADLKSQVNTLLSDEQHSQAELDQMKRDYETLQTKLHNLVTQKQQDKQNIARFEQQLKTERDSRTSLEGLMREERKTRKSKEAAAARAAAMVTPGRYGECGETCRMRMLDQESEIQRLRQESRDKDDHLRELEKKTELMHERQDTQNKTDILMSALMAMQDRTAKLETSLSAETRLKLDLFSALGDARRQMEIMQTALMKKEREIHDLKTKIAEVMAVMPHSNYSGSTSPISGTPRYSGNFVSSEEPPVILPVSPHAQGGGGGGGDASRGVQVTQSVTTGASASSTPVSIPQGSSSSQSPSPSVSPVPSIGNGKSVLDPNAAVYRPKSN; from the exons ATGAAGAGGAGAAATGCCGAATGTGGTAAGCTAAGACGCCCTCTGAAACGAAACAAGATCGCAGAAGGCATCTACGGCAG TACTTTCTTGTACCTGAAGTTCTTGGGAATATGGGCGTTTGTCCTTTTACTAGACTTCATTTTGGAGTTCCGCTTTGAGTATCTGTGGCCTTTGTGGCTGCTGTTACGGAGCATCTATAATTATTACAGGAACCAGGGACTG GCGTTTTCTGTGGTCTTTATATTCATTGCCTTCACATCAGACATGATCTGTTTACTCTTCATACCAGTGCATTGGCTCTTCTTTGCTGCTAGTACATATGTATGGCAGCATTTTGTGGGACATACTG ATCGAGGCATCTGTCTGCCCACAGTATCATTATggctgttgtttgtttacatcGAGGCGTCGGTTCGATTGCGAGAATTCAGATCAGCCATACCTTTTCATTTGGATCTCTGTAGACCATTTGCAGCACATTG CATTGGTTATCCAGTAGTTACACTCGGTATTAGTTTTAAAAGTTACATCAGCGATCGTATGAGACTTCGGAAGCAGAAAGAGGTCCAGAAAGAAAACGATTTCTACATCCAGCTGTTACAACAAGCCTTGCCACCAGAACAACAACAGCACCATCAGCTTCAGAATGCTGTCTTAATAGCAGAGAAACAAAAAG GAGCGATATCAAATAAACTAGAAGAGCCTACGTCCAACGGTGTTACCTCAAGAAAAGGGTCGCCAGTTATCCAAGGGACTAAGGGTTCTTCAGACAATGACAAAAGCAGCAAGGAGACGTCTCGTAAGCAAGCTTCTAGTAACAATGCCACTGTCACCTCTAAATCTGGAGACCCAGACTTGATTGAGACTAGACTGCCACAGCGCAGTGTGAACGATTACGACGGGTCAAAGGAAAACTTGGCAAATGAACAGATGCAGGCTAAAAACTTAAAACATAATACGGTTGGGTCAGGACAACGTCAGAAGAATCCACCAGGGAAGGATAATAGTGGATCATCTCTCTCTCATAGTGGAAGTAAGAAGCCAAAACCATTAGCCTCAAAGCTGGAAAACAAAGACAAGGAAAAAGATACTAATCTTAATGCTGATATAGCTAATGGTACGGTGCCTTCTGCTCCTGTCAAAGATGATAAGGTTTTGAG GTTGGAGTCTGATATAAAGAGACTGAAAGCTGACCTACAAGCGAGTCGTCAGACACACGCTGATCTGAAGTCACAGGTCAACACTCTACTGTCTGATGAGCAACATAGTCAAGCTGAGTTAGATCAGATGAAAAGAGATTATGAGACTTTGCAGACAAA GTTGCATAATCTTGTTACTCAGAAACAGCAAGATAAGCAGAATATCGCTCGTTTTGAACAGCAGCTGAAGACTGAGCGTGATTCTCGTACGTCTCTGGAAGGTCTGATGCGAGAGGAACGTAAAACCCGTAAATCTAAAGAGGCAGCAGCAGCGAGGGCAGCAGCAATGGTAACACCAGGAAG ATATGGAGAATGTGGTGAGACTTGTAGGATGAGGATGTTAGATCAAGAATCTGAGATCCAACGTCTACGACAAGAATCTAGAGATAAAGATGATCACCTCAGAGaattggagaaaaaaacagaG TTAATGCATGAGCGTCAAGACACGCAGAATAAAACGGATATCTTAATGTCTGCGCTGATGGCAATGCAAGATAGAACAGCTAAGCTAGAGACTAGCCTGAGTGCTGAGACTCGTTTGAAGCTAGACCTCTTCTCTGCTTTGGGTGATGCTCGTAGACAGATGGAGATCATGCAGA CTGCACTGATGAAGAAAGAGCGTGAGATTCATGACCTGAAGACTAAAATAGCTGAAGTGATGGCTGTAATGCCTCATAGTAACTACTCAGGCTCCACGTCTCCAATCTCTGGTACTCCACGCTATTCAGGTAACTTTGTTAGCTCTGAAGAGCCTCCAGTCATTCTGCCAGTAAGTCCTCATGCCcagggtggtggtggtggtggtggtgatgcTTCTAGAGGGGTTCAGGTCACACAGTCAGTGACTACAGGAGCGTCGGCTTCATCTACCCCAGTCTCCATTCCACAGGGTTCTTCATCTTCACAGTCACCGTCTCCTTCAGTTAGTCCGGTGCCAAGTATTGGTAATGGCAAGTCAGTGTTGGATCCCAACGCGGCTGTATACAGACCAAAAAGTAACTAG
- the LOC139946833 gene encoding polycomb protein EED-like gives MSDKEESDLGPVLKRPKSLPQNGNQNTASGDENSLELDDGRSEASTPTVDSNSRSDTPTGSSTGSFNNRKSNRGRWRTNKNKLQYKCSSFLKEDHGQPIFGVTFNPFYKEGDALVFATAGSNRVSVYELLDGGGMKLLQSYIDADSDESFYTCAWSYEKTGLPLLAVAGSRGTIRIISPITMQCIKHYIAHGNAVNELKFHPRDCNLLLSVSKDHSVRLWNIQTDTLVIVFGGVEGHRDEVLSADFDIDGTRIMSCGMDHSLKMWRLERPMVQEAIKNSYEYNASKTDRPFRTVHVNTPDFSTRDIHRNYVDCVRWLGEFVLSKSCENCIACWKPGLISDPLDTITKSSPSRVTVLHKFEYAQCDIWFMRFSMDYAQKILALGNQVGKLYVWDLDVEEPSKARCTKLTHPKCLSAIRQTSISRDGSVIIGVSDDSTVWRWDRIR, from the exons ATGTCTGACAAAGAAGAATCCGATCTAGGACCAGTTTTAAAAAGACCCAAATCTCTACCGCAAAATGGAAATCAAAACACAGCTTCTGGGGATGAGAAT TCTCTAGAGCTTGATGATGGACGGAGTGAAGCCAGCACTCCAACAGTCGACAGCAACTCCCGTTCAGATACACCCACAGGCTCATCGACTGGCAGCTTCAATAACAGAAAGAGCAACCGCGGACGATGGAGaaccaataaaaacaaactccaATACAAGTGCAGTTCCTTCTTGAAAGAAGACCATGGCCAACCCATATTTGGTGTGACCTTTAACCCTTTCTATAAAGAAGGTGATGCGCTAGTCTTTGCTACAGCAGGCAGTAACCGTGTTTCTGTTTATGAGTTGTTGGATGGTGGAGGAATGAAGTTACTACAGAGCTATATAGATGCTGAT TCTGATGAGAGTTTCTATACATGTGCCTGGTCctatgagaagactggtttgcCATTGCTTGCTGTAGCTGGGTCACGGGGTACCATACGCATCATCAGCCCAATCACAATGCAGTGTATTAAG CATTATATCGCTCATGGCAACGCAGTTAATGAATTAAAGTTCCACCCAAGGGATTGTAATTTACTTCTGTCAGTCAGTAAAG atCATTCTGTTAGACTTTGGAACATCCAAACAGACACTCTTGTCATTGTATTCGGTGGGGTCGAAGGTCATAGAGATGAAGTCTTAAGTGCC GATTTTGATATTGATGGAACCCGGATTATGTCCTGTGGAATGGATCATTCATTAAAGATGTGGAGATTAGAAAGACCCATGGTACAAGAAGCTATCAAGAATTCATATGAATACAACGCCAGCAAGACGGACAG GCCATTCAGGACTGTCCATGTTAATACGCCAGACTTCTCAACGAGAGATATACATCGGAACTACGTCGATTGTGTGCGATGGTTGGGAGAATTTGTCCTGTCCAAG TCATGTGAGAACTGCATAGCCTGCTGGAAACCCGGTCTCATCTCGGACCCATTGGACACCATAACAAAGTCATCTCCATCACGCGTCACCGTACTACACAAGTTTGAATACGCCCAATGCGACATCTGGTTTATGCGCTTCAGTATGGATTACGCACAGAAG atcTTAGCTCTTGGTAATCAAGTTGGTAAACTTTATGTTTGGGATCTGGATGTAGAAGAGCCAAGTAAAGCAAG ATGCACAAAGCTGACTCATCCcaagtgtttatctgcaatcaGACAGACGAGTATATCTCGAGATGGATCCGTTATTATTGGTGTGAGTGACGACAGTACAGTCTGGAGATGGGATCGGATTcgataa